AAGTTCGCAAAGGAACAATGTGTTGTATAATAGCCATTTGCTCTCTTTGCGTTTTTTTCTTTGCGACCTTGGCGGTTAAAGATTAATCTGGAGCTGGAACTGATTGATAGTAGTCTTGCTGGTTTTGATCTCAGGCGTAGCCTGTTGCAATAGAATGACGCAGGTATGCTTTGCTAACCTATGCCGAATCTAATTGTTTTTGTTTTTTATTTAGGGACTTGGGTGAATGGGGACACTTTTCGCCTTATGGTTATTATTGCGTGTTGTAGCCAGTACTTTTGATTTTTCCAATTGATTTAATTAATTCGCTAAGTTCAGAATCTCTTTTCTTTGAATCTCCAATCTTTAGAATCATAGCATATTGTACCTTAGCAGTATTTAAAACAAACAAATCATTATTAAGTCTGTCCATTCTATTGTTAGTGTCTCGATAGAATTTAATTATTGTTCCTCCCAGAATATTAGAAATTGCACCAACACTGGAAGTTACTGCACCTTCCGTTACATTTTTTTTGAAAAGTAGATAAACACCAATAAATACAATTAAAATCCCTGCTATAATTAATCCTAATGCTGCATTGAAAGTATTTTTTGCTTGTCTTTCTCTCTCTTGTCTAAAAACACTAAGCGTTTCATAGGTATTTGAAATAATAAAATATATATCATCATCAAATTCTTTCTTTGTTTCTGCTTTTTCTGGTATTATTGATTCTAATTTTCTCTCAAAACTATGATACGTATATTTTATTAAGTACTTGACAAAAAAATAAAAAACGAATATGGCTAATATTATTCCAAACTCTATTATAATTGATATGTATAGTTTAAGGTTGAATTCATTACTAATAAATATCCCACCTAAGTAGAATAAGAAAGAAGCACCACCTAACAACAGTATACCAATCAATAAACCAATCAATAATATTATAATCAGCACAGAGATATCTGCCCAACAACCAAGGGTGGACTTTGCATAATATTCATCTTCCCTATCCTTTTTTATAGAAATTTGAACCATTAAATCAGAAACCTTATTTTTTTTTCCAGAAAGAGGAGTAAGCTCAATTACATCAGGAGTTTCTTTTATTCTATACTTATTTAAATTTTCTTTAAAAACATCAACTGATTCACCTTTTAAATTCTCTAAAAGTGTTAAAAGTAATTGGTCTTTTAATTCCATATTTCTCTATATTTAGTGGGCTTTATCTGTATTGGCTACAACGTTCCTGTGATTGGAAATATTGAGGAGTTAGCGGCTGCTTCCTTATCCACCATTAATGAACTTTGTGGTGATTGAAAACCTTGCTGTTGCATCATCTGCCCCCAATATTTTAACCACATATTGGCACCAGCTTTTTAATTTTGTATTATTTTAATGCTATAAGTGGTTTCATCTAGTTTTAAAACTTTATCTACTATCTTAATGCCTTTATTATCAGTTTTCGTTGATATGGCCAATAAAATACCTTGTTCAATGTTTGAGTGTTTTAAATATGTTAATAGTTGATTGATTGCAGGTTCTATATTTATTACCGTTAAATATCTCTTAACTTCAATAATAGATTTTTCATTTTCCACTTCTAAAATATAATCTGGTCTTAAACCTTTTGAAATATTTGGTTGAACCTGAAATTTTATATTTTCAAATGCACTTAAATACGCATTTAGCATTCCTATTATTTCAGTTTCATATTTATCTGTGCCGTTATTAAGTTTATGAGTCGTGATGAACTCTGAAAGTAATGATGTAATTAATTCAAGAGATTTTGGTTTAGTTTTTAAAAGAAATGCTATTTTTTCTTTTCTCAATTTAGATTTCTTAATATTTTCTTGCTCTTTGTTAAATGCGAGTTTCTCCATTATTTGTTTTAATAGTAAGAATACGAACGAAGAAACGCTTGTCAGAGCAATGAAAGCTTCACTTTCGTCAAAGAACAACTTGTAATCGTGTGTTGATTTATTTCTCCATTCACTTCTATAGTTCCTAAAAAGTTCTAAAACCCTTTCCTTGAAAATACTATTATCTTCAAAGAACTTTTCAATCTTAAATGGAGTTTCTCTGTCAACTTCAACTTCTGTTTTATTTGCCAACACTTTATACGCCTCTTTTAGAGCACCTTCAAAAGCTTGATTGGTTCTGTATATCACATCATTAAAAAAATAGGAATCATTATCTCCTTGAAGATAATAGTATTCTGCTCTTTCGAGATGCAATCTAACTGCATCTAAATAAATAGATTGCTCTGCTTCAGCAATCAATCCAACTTGTTTCCTTATTTGTTCAATAGTATCCATAATAAAATTGGTACCAACTTGTTTATATATGGTAAAATAATACTTTAATACCCTTTTTTGATTGTATTGTATGATAAAACCATACCTTGATTCAAAGATAATTTCTTTTGGAAAATATATATAAGTATTGTTTATAGAAAGTAAAATATTTTATGAACAATAATTAACAACGGAAATAAGGGTTGAATTAATAAGGCGGAGCTATTGATTGTATTAATCACTTTTGTTTTTTACTCATTGCCTTGGGTGAATGAGGGAAAGTTTAGACCAGTTAATTTTATTACGTTTGAAAAACAAATCTCAGAAACGATTGTTATGTAGAAAAACATATCTTAATTTGTGTTTTAATTAGTTTTTAAAATGCAGAGACTTTATAGAACAAGCATTTAATGATAAGAAAACTAAAATATATTGCTTCTTTACTACTCTTGTTGGTATTCCTTTTGCCTTCAATTGAAAAACTTGAGCATCATCACAAGCATTATATTCATAATTCAAAAGATAATAAGCAATACCCTGAGATTCGCGAGAATTGTTATATCTGTGATTTTCAGTTTTCAGTTTTCTCTACGGATTTTGAAACTATTAAATTACTAAAAGAGAAACATTTAGATAATTACTGCAATAATTACTCATCGTTTAATTATTCAAACCACTCAATTCACACATTCTTATTACGCGCTCCTCCTTATAGGCATATTTAAGCTGATACACAATCTTCGAGGTTAATTTAGAATTTGTTTAAAACGTAAAACGTAATAGAATGAAAAATGTATTTATCATTTGCGTTATGATATTGTCGTATCATATCACGAATGCACAAAATAAAATATCAGGAAAAATACTTGACCAAGACAATTTACCTTTGATTGGAGCGACCGTATTCGTCCCAGACCTGAATAAAGGTACAGTATCAAATGCTAATGGAGGCTACGAATTATCAAATTTGCCCAATGGCAATATTAAAATCCAATTTTCCTTTGTAGGATACACCAACCGAATAGAAATATTTTCGCTGAATGGAGAGAGCCTAGAATTAAATGTAACCCTAAAACAGACCATAATCGATGCGGAAGAGATAGTTATTACGGGTGGTTACAACTCAACGCAGCATGAAAACGCTGTGAAAATTGATGTTCTAAAGCTTAGCCCTCTAACCATTAAGAACACACCAAATTTTACCGAAACACTTACACAGGTTGCAGGTGTTGACATGATTTCTAAGGGAAGTGGTGTTTCAAAGCCCGTTATTCGTGGACTTTCCATGAACGACATCTTAGTTTTAAATAATGGCGTTCGGTTTGAGAACTATCAGTATTCTAGCCATCATCCACTCGGAATTGATGAATTCGGAATCGAAGATGTTGAAATCATAAAAGGTCCTGCTTCTTTACTCTATGGTTCTGATGCCATAGGTGGAGTAATTAATTTTATAAAAGAACGACCTGCCCCAGTTGGCTCTATTGTGGGAGACTACAACATGCAACTTTTTTCGAACACGTTAGGCTTAACCAATAATTTAGGAATAAAAGGAGCGTCGAAGAGGTTTTTTGGTGGTATTAGGGTTGGGCAAAAAACCAATGCCGATTTTCTGCAAGGCGGAGGAGCATTTGTCCCAAACTCACGTTTTAACGAAATGTCAGTTAAAACCAATATTGGCTTTACCGATAAAATAGGAACTTTTAAACTGTTTTACGACTTCAATAATGAAAAGCTTGGATTGGTGGAAGATGAAGCCATTAATGCAATTACAGAGAGAGGAAGAGAAAACAAAATATGGTATCAGAAGCTGAATACTCACTTACTTTCCTCACAAAACAAGCTGTATTTGAGTAAATTTAAGCTCGATATAAATTCAGCCTATCAAAATACCGAATTGATTCATTTTGGTGATTTGAACGTATATGAAATTCAAATGAAACTTTCAACCCTAACCTATGAAGCCAAACTACACTTACCATCCAAAGAAAATTCAGAGTACATCATTGGCTTTCAGGGTTTCAATCAAACTAATGCAAATCTGAATAACAGGGAAACGAAGCTCTTACCTGATGCTTCTACAAATAATTATTCCGCATTCGGTTTGCTCCAATATACATTCTTTAAGAAACTTAAAGTACAAACGGGTGTTCGCTATGATACTAAATCTATATCAACACAAGCAATCGGTTTACCTGTCGACCCGTTGACTTATCGACCAGCGATCGATAAGTCATACGGAAGTTTTAGCGGTTCATTGGGTTCAACGTATAACTTCTCCGAGGAACTTTTATTTAGAGTGAATTTTGCAGCGGCTTACCGTACGCCTAATCTAGCAGAGCTGACATCGAACGGACAACATGAGCTGCGATATGAAATTGGCGACCAAAACCTTGTTCCTGAAAATGCCTATGAAGCTGATTTAAGCATTCATTACCATAAAGATAATTATACCTTAGACATTGCGGGGTTTTACAATATTGTCGATAATTATATTTTTATCTCACCAACAGGTGATACAACAGTGTCGGGAATTGATATTTTCAGATACAAGCAGGCTAATTCGGTCTTATTTGGTGGCGAAGCAGGTTTGCATATACATCCAAAGCCAATTAAATGGCTGCACTTTAAAGCCACATTTTCATCGGTAATTGGGAAACAAGAAAACGGTGACTATTTACCCTTTGTTCCTGCACATAAATTGAAGTTCGAGCTGCAAACGGAAAAAGAGAAATTATTGTTTCTGCATAATGCATTTATTTCTGTTAATACAACTACCGCCTTCAATCAGAACAATGCAGCTCCAGATGAAACTCCAACAAAAGGCTATACTCTTTTGGATTTAAGCGTTGGGGGTAATATTAAAGTGAAAAATCAATTTTTCACTTTAAGCCTGAGTGCAAACAATGTACTTGATAAGAAATACATCGACCATTTATCCACTTTAAAAGAGGTTAACCTGTATAATCAGGGCAGAAATATTTCATTAAGTTTAAGAATTCCTTTTGATATAACCAGAAATAATAAACATTAATGAGTCATAACAAATATCAAATTATTTAATATTATATGTCAATCTCAAACTGCTTTTCTTGCCCCGTTTGCCAGAGACTATAAGTAGCTAAAACAAAAATCACTCGGTTCGGCAAAGGTTAGCGGAGCGCACCTGTGTCGGTCTATTAATAGCAGGCTGCGCCTGCAAATGGTAGGTAAAATATAGAAAGGACGAGACTCTAGCCTCGTCCTTTCTATATAATGTTAAAAAAATAAATCGAAATAATCCCAACCCCAAATCGGGCTTTATTCAATGAACTGTGTTAGGAGGTGTGATTATTGCACATTCATTCTGTCTTCAAAAAGAGAATGTTCAGGTAATGTTCACAGAACTGTGTTTCACAATATTTGTGTTAATAAAATAAGATAATAAGGTTTATTCCCTTGGTTGTTCCATTTCCTACTAAGGTTTAAAACCTTATTTTCAGATACATAACCTTAGTAGAAAATTATTGTTTACATCAAACTTGAACCTTATTACCTTATTAAAAGAGCTCAAAATGTGTATGGGAAATAGTATTAATAAATATATCAAAATTAACATACCAGTTCGGAACACCTAGTAGGTTGGTTAACAAATGTTTCTTTCTTTAGTTTTAAATGATAGATGTAAAACGTTTCGCCAAGGTTTTGGCATTCATCCATTTTATACGCAATGCTCGATTCGTATGGGCTTAGCTGGATTAAGAATTCGAGATATTGGATGTCGCCAGATGAGCCGAAGGTAAATATTAGCTCCCCGTTTTCCATTAGGTGATTTGAAGAGTTTAGGATAAACTCTTTGAGGGTGTTGGTTGGTAAACAAACGCTATCGTAGTAGTCCGATTTTTTAACCGATTTGCAGTACTTAGGATCGGAAAATGGGGGGTTGCCTATAATGTATCGGAATTTTTCGTTGGGCTTTAATGGGGTATATAAATCACCAGTTCTAAAGTCGATATTATTAATGTTGTTATTTACTGCGTTAGCTTGAGCGGCCTCAATGGCTGCTGGGGATATGTCGATTCCTACAACATTTGAAACTCCTTTTTTTGCCAGATATAGGGCGTAAACCCCACATCCGGTGAATAGATCGAGTACTGGGCCTTCTTCTATTTTATCTTTTACTATTTTATTAAAGAATGTTTTTGTAACATGTCCAAGGCTTGGGTTAAAAATACCTTTGCTAACGGTTAGGGATAGGTAACCAAAATAGTCTATGTTATAGTGTTCTGGATTATTTAGCGTTTTGACAAATGTTTTGATGGTTTTTTTATGTTGTAGTTTATTAAAGTTTATTTGCCTTTCAACGGGGAAAGAGTTTTGAGTCTTTTTTTGTTCCCAAACCCAATGTTCATCATGAATATTTGAGTTATTATTTGTGCTCATCCAGTAACCTTCAAATTTTCCCAAAGCAGCAATATATTTTGCTATGAAATGACCTTCGGAGGGTATTGATATATTTTTCCATATTCCAGTATATATATTATTTTGCTTTTCATTGCCGTATATGGTGTATATTCTATTTTTATCATTTGAATGAAATACACGACCTTTTATGTGCGTTCCTTTTATTTCCAGAAAGAGTATATCAACAATTTGTTTTTTCTGAGATGTTATTTCATCCTCATATTCACATGCTGATAGGTAATACCCACTATTCTTTTTTCTTTTAGCAAAAGGCCAATTAAGCCAATCGTAAATTATTGCACCCCAAATTAAACTTATAAAAGCAATTAAGGTTGTTGTAAGATAAATGGTTACAAATGCGCTCATAATTGTTTAGCTTTAAAAATTGTACTTATTATGATTTATGTGGTTATAGTTTTTGTAATTATTAAAGTATATGTTAATTTATAATTATATAATGTTGTGTATGAAGATTATTATCTAAATACTATGAATTTATGAACATTATATATAAAATATAATTTATTTCCCAAATATATGATTTCTTTTAAAGCAGTAAAAGATATTTTTAATTTAATTATGCTCTTTTTTAAACTTTAATTTCAATGTAAAACGACAAAAATATTTACGCATGTTACGATACATACCATGCTGAAAATGAGATATACATAGGATGATTTATAAAAGAGTTATATGACTGTCTAGAATAATGCTTAGCGAAGAATAAATAACCCAAATATCTGTTTATTAAATTTCTAACAAGATTATTGTGTTGAACTCACGCTAATTAATCAGTATAGTTCCTTTCTATTATCCAATTTTCCATTCACTCAATTTTTCAGTTCGCTAACTAGGTTTTTAATGCAGCCTACTCATTTAATTATGAAATAGTGTAAAGGGTCGACATTTTTGCTCCATAAATTAATTGAGCATGGATTACTCAGAGCAAAATATAAATATCAAACGTTCCAAAAAATATCATCACCTGAGCTTAGCCATTCGCCTATTAAGCATTCGACTCTTATTGTTAAACCTAAAATAGATTAGTATGAAATCAAGTCAACAGAACCGTACTCAGAAACGGCACAAAAAAACTCCTAAAAAACAAGCGAAGTATTCACGTCCTGAAGTCTACGATTTTAAAATAAATCGGATGAAGATTTACGGGAACTCTCAGGATCCGATTCCCGAACGCATCACTTTTGTCCATTTTGCAGGGAATGATTTCTCGAACAATCTTTTATTTATCGATCGCATGCCTATCCCAGACGAAGCATGGAGCTATGATAAGCACGACCGTATCTTGCGCTGGAAAGGGTTGTTCGGCGGAGGACAATTACACATATTCCGAGGTAAACCCGGAGCAATCGGCAACATCGGCTCTCCAACCAAACCAGTTGCTGTTACTGGGGGATCAAGGGCTCAGTTTCTATGCTCGGTTGCCCTCGATTGCGGGGCAGAGTACATATACTCGGGTGGAGTAGCAACGGGTCTTGCATGGGATACAAACTCCCCAGAATGGGTAAATGCCGAATGGGTAAAAGATCGTCTACTACTTACCTATACTGTAACTCAAAGCGATCCAATGCTGCCTCCTTCGTTTACGTTTGAATTCGATGATCAAGAAACTGGTGCAAAGGCATGGGATCCATCCGAAGGGAGTTTTAATGCTTCTCTTGCCCTCGGCGAGCAGGATGATCTTATGGTGTGGGATCTGGTTTTCAAATCCGCAGCAATTCCGATGCCCGATAAAGGACTGCATAAGCCAACAGGACCTGATTCGGTTTACCCGTATTGGTTGCAGGCAGTAGAAGATAGCGCGGCATATTCCATAAACGGAGTTATGGAAATCGATGACCCTGCTCCCAATGGTACATTGGTTGGAATAGATGGTTTGCGTGCTATGTCTCAGGCTACTGGTTATTATAGGGCTTCCGCTCAATCTGCTCCTTTTGGAATATTTGATGGGCAGATGGTAATAAACGGGAACCGTGTGGCTAACTCATTTATGCATGGTAAGAAACTATGCTGGGATAAACTCGACCCTGCACATCAGGAAAAAACGGGATTGCCTGCAAAAGGGTGCTTAGTGTTTAGGAGAGATGGTAACGTTGCTGTAGACAGTAAAAATAAACTTAGAATAAACCGTCTATCAGCCCACTCATCAATAGAAGCGATTAGCACTAACCGTGAATTGCATGAGGATATCTACACAAAATCAGAATCTTTGTCTCAATATCTGGCTACAAACTCCCTGAGCATAACCACGCTTACAAGCATGACTCCATACCGGAAAGATTCGGAAGGGAATTGGGAAGATGTTGTACAAGCCAGTGTAATGAAGGATTTTTACACAATCATGAGTAGTTTGATTCCTGATGACCAGTGGGATCTTGTTTTCCCTAATACTCCAAAGCCGGTTTTAACCAATGAACTTTCAGAGGTAGCAAACTCACCCGTTCCCGGAGTTGATGATCCAACGGCATGGTATCAATCGCTTGGAACGGCAGTTCTTACTCAGCAAATTGCCAGTGGTA
This portion of the Bacteroidales bacterium genome encodes:
- a CDS encoding TonB-dependent receptor is translated as MKNVFIICVMILSYHITNAQNKISGKILDQDNLPLIGATVFVPDLNKGTVSNANGGYELSNLPNGNIKIQFSFVGYTNRIEIFSLNGESLELNVTLKQTIIDAEEIVITGGYNSTQHENAVKIDVLKLSPLTIKNTPNFTETLTQVAGVDMISKGSGVSKPVIRGLSMNDILVLNNGVRFENYQYSSHHPLGIDEFGIEDVEIIKGPASLLYGSDAIGGVINFIKERPAPVGSIVGDYNMQLFSNTLGLTNNLGIKGASKRFFGGIRVGQKTNADFLQGGGAFVPNSRFNEMSVKTNIGFTDKIGTFKLFYDFNNEKLGLVEDEAINAITERGRENKIWYQKLNTHLLSSQNKLYLSKFKLDINSAYQNTELIHFGDLNVYEIQMKLSTLTYEAKLHLPSKENSEYIIGFQGFNQTNANLNNRETKLLPDASTNNYSAFGLLQYTFFKKLKVQTGVRYDTKSISTQAIGLPVDPLTYRPAIDKSYGSFSGSLGSTYNFSEELLFRVNFAAAYRTPNLAELTSNGQHELRYEIGDQNLVPENAYEADLSIHYHKDNYTLDIAGFYNIVDNYIFISPTGDTTVSGIDIFRYKQANSVLFGGEAGLHIHPKPIKWLHFKATFSSVIGKQENGDYLPFVPAHKLKFELQTEKEKLLFLHNAFISVNTTTAFNQNNAAPDETPTKGYTLLDLSVGGNIKVKNQFFTLSLSANNVLDKKYIDHLSTLKEVNLYNQGRNISLSLRIPFDITRNNKH
- a CDS encoding methyltransferase; this encodes MSAFVTIYLTTTLIAFISLIWGAIIYDWLNWPFAKRKKNSGYYLSACEYEDEITSQKKQIVDILFLEIKGTHIKGRVFHSNDKNRIYTIYGNEKQNNIYTGIWKNISIPSEGHFIAKYIAALGKFEGYWMSTNNNSNIHDEHWVWEQKKTQNSFPVERQINFNKLQHKKTIKTFVKTLNNPEHYNIDYFGYLSLTVSKGIFNPSLGHVTKTFFNKIVKDKIEEGPVLDLFTGCGVYALYLAKKGVSNVVGIDISPAAIEAAQANAVNNNINNIDFRTGDLYTPLKPNEKFRYIIGNPPFSDPKYCKSVKKSDYYDSVCLPTNTLKEFILNSSNHLMENGELIFTFGSSGDIQYLEFLIQLSPYESSIAYKMDECQNLGETFYIYHLKLKKETFVNQPTRCSELVC